A window from Temnothorax longispinosus isolate EJ_2023e chromosome 1, Tlon_JGU_v1, whole genome shotgun sequence encodes these proteins:
- the LOC139811639 gene encoding uncharacterized protein isoform X3, whose product METLRAAVRFYSDERRKVLIVPISDIQNFDRENCTNQPYYIKRHSNDDEHNSFLSPGEVLCVGSKEDLLNKGRRYKFSKMRRSDALQQLQMKQIERDGTPKRKTKITKKTLQKLGKKKNGQNELKKYLKNRKYLYTKNNNNEDTDLSNLSSSEFSTSYSTHSMSDTDPEVEASKNQASGTGKYTSNNNHYMSPITKEKSRKIKQQSRKIYSSSDSKQEDSDKNEVACTRQSSQLAGTSEELQQPEDRNETRGNQNQSLRASPNRPKRAENVNGNTPKRTTSIRRRTLYRLKNRAEPSDSDEEYADVYNNRLQSETRESVDNEGRELYDIEGDEEYSKTISMRCMEMLPKRRKFYKI is encoded by the exons ATGGAAACACTCCGTGCTGCGGTACGTTTCTATTCTGATGAAAGGAGGAAAGTATTAATTGTGCCTATTAGTGACATTCAAAATTTTGATCGTGAAAACTGTACCAACCAACCCTATTACATAAAGCGGCACAGTAATGACGATGAACATAATTCCTTCTTGTCACCAGGTGAAGTCTTATGTGTTGGAA GTaaagaagatttattaaataaaggaCGACGctacaaattttcaaaaatgcgTCGCAGTGATGCATTGCAACAGTTGCAAATGAAGCAAATAGAAAGGGATGGAACACCAAAACGAAAAACCAAG ATCACGAAGAAAACTCTGcaaaaattaggaaaaaagaaaaatgggcaaaatgaattaaagaagtatctcaaaaacagaaaatacttatatacaaaaaataacaataatgaagATACGGATCTCTCTAATCTATCCTCATCCGAGTTCAGTACATCGTACAGTACGCATAGTATGTCGGACACCGATCCAGAAGTGGAGGCGTCTAAAAATCAGGCATCTGGCACAGGAAAATATACTTCTAACAATAATCATTACATGTCACCA attacaaaagaaaagtcaagaaaaataaagcagcagtcaagaaaaatatattcatcttCTGACAGCAAACAGGAGGATTCTGACAAAAATGAGGTAGCTTGCACTCGGCAATCATCTCAATTAGCAGGCACATCAGAAGAACTTCAACAGCCTGAAGACAGAAATGAAACTCGCGGCAACCAAAATCAGTCATTAAGAGCATCACCAAATAGACCAA AGAGGGCAGAGAATGTTAATGGTAACACTCCAAAGCGCACAACCAGCATAAGAAGAAGGACGCTGTATCGCCTAAAAAATAGag cTGAACCAAGTGACTCTGATGAAGAATATGCGGATGTGTATAACAATAGACTTCAATCCGAAACACGAGAATCAGTAGATAATGAGGGAAGAGAATTATATGACATCGAAGGCGATGAG gAATATTCAAAGACTATCTCAATGAGATGTATGGAAATGCTtccaaaaagaagaaaattctaCAAAATATGA
- the LOC139811639 gene encoding uncharacterized protein isoform X1, translated as METLRAAVRFYSDERRKVLIVPISDIQNFDRENCTNQPYYIKRHSNDDEHNSFLSPGEVLCVGSKEDLLNKGRRYKFSKMRRSDALQQLQMKQIERDGTPKRKTKITKKTLQKLGKKKNGQNELKKYLKNRKYLYTKNNNNEDTDLSNLSSSEFSTSYSTHSMSDTDPEVEASKNQASGTGKYTSNNNHYMSPITKEKSRKIKQQSRKIYSSSDSKQEDSDKNEVACTRQSSQLAGTSEELQQPEDRNETRGNQNQSLRASPNRPKRAENVNGNTPKRTTSIRRRTLYRLKNRAEPSDSDEEYADVYNNRLQSETRESVDNEGRELYDIEGDEIYIGYGRTIQLAFWEYMKHRGHWKFLRELLEILWTKETLVN; from the exons ATGGAAACACTCCGTGCTGCGGTACGTTTCTATTCTGATGAAAGGAGGAAAGTATTAATTGTGCCTATTAGTGACATTCAAAATTTTGATCGTGAAAACTGTACCAACCAACCCTATTACATAAAGCGGCACAGTAATGACGATGAACATAATTCCTTCTTGTCACCAGGTGAAGTCTTATGTGTTGGAA GTaaagaagatttattaaataaaggaCGACGctacaaattttcaaaaatgcgTCGCAGTGATGCATTGCAACAGTTGCAAATGAAGCAAATAGAAAGGGATGGAACACCAAAACGAAAAACCAAG ATCACGAAGAAAACTCTGcaaaaattaggaaaaaagaaaaatgggcaaaatgaattaaagaagtatctcaaaaacagaaaatacttatatacaaaaaataacaataatgaagATACGGATCTCTCTAATCTATCCTCATCCGAGTTCAGTACATCGTACAGTACGCATAGTATGTCGGACACCGATCCAGAAGTGGAGGCGTCTAAAAATCAGGCATCTGGCACAGGAAAATATACTTCTAACAATAATCATTACATGTCACCA attacaaaagaaaagtcaagaaaaataaagcagcagtcaagaaaaatatattcatcttCTGACAGCAAACAGGAGGATTCTGACAAAAATGAGGTAGCTTGCACTCGGCAATCATCTCAATTAGCAGGCACATCAGAAGAACTTCAACAGCCTGAAGACAGAAATGAAACTCGCGGCAACCAAAATCAGTCATTAAGAGCATCACCAAATAGACCAA AGAGGGCAGAGAATGTTAATGGTAACACTCCAAAGCGCACAACCAGCATAAGAAGAAGGACGCTGTATCGCCTAAAAAATAGag cTGAACCAAGTGACTCTGATGAAGAATATGCGGATGTGTATAACAATAGACTTCAATCCGAAACACGAGAATCAGTAGATAATGAGGGAAGAGAATTATATGACATCGAAGGCGATGAG atatatattggCTATGGACGAACGATTCAATTAGCATTCTGGGAATACATGAAACATCGCGGTCATTGGAAATTCCTGAGAGAATTATTGGAAATTCTCTGGACGAAAGAAACATTAGTAAATTGA
- the LOC139811639 gene encoding uncharacterized protein isoform X2: METLRAAVRFYSDERRKVLIVPISDIQNFDRENCTNQPYYIKRHSNDDEHNSFLSPGEVLCVGSKEDLLNKGRRYKFSKMRRSDALQQLQMKQIERDGTPKRKTKITKKTLQKLGKKKNGQNELKKYLKNRKYLYTKNNNNEDTDLSNLSSSEFSTSYSTHSMSDTDPEVEASKNQITKEKSRKIKQQSRKIYSSSDSKQEDSDKNEVACTRQSSQLAGTSEELQQPEDRNETRGNQNQSLRASPNRPKRAENVNGNTPKRTTSIRRRTLYRLKNRAEPSDSDEEYADVYNNRLQSETRESVDNEGRELYDIEGDEIYIGYGRTIQLAFWEYMKHRGHWKFLRELLEILWTKETLVN; encoded by the exons ATGGAAACACTCCGTGCTGCGGTACGTTTCTATTCTGATGAAAGGAGGAAAGTATTAATTGTGCCTATTAGTGACATTCAAAATTTTGATCGTGAAAACTGTACCAACCAACCCTATTACATAAAGCGGCACAGTAATGACGATGAACATAATTCCTTCTTGTCACCAGGTGAAGTCTTATGTGTTGGAA GTaaagaagatttattaaataaaggaCGACGctacaaattttcaaaaatgcgTCGCAGTGATGCATTGCAACAGTTGCAAATGAAGCAAATAGAAAGGGATGGAACACCAAAACGAAAAACCAAG ATCACGAAGAAAACTCTGcaaaaattaggaaaaaagaaaaatgggcaaaatgaattaaagaagtatctcaaaaacagaaaatacttatatacaaaaaataacaataatgaagATACGGATCTCTCTAATCTATCCTCATCCGAGTTCAGTACATCGTACAGTACGCATAGTATGTCGGACACCGATCCAGAAGTGGAGGCGTCTAAAAATCAG attacaaaagaaaagtcaagaaaaataaagcagcagtcaagaaaaatatattcatcttCTGACAGCAAACAGGAGGATTCTGACAAAAATGAGGTAGCTTGCACTCGGCAATCATCTCAATTAGCAGGCACATCAGAAGAACTTCAACAGCCTGAAGACAGAAATGAAACTCGCGGCAACCAAAATCAGTCATTAAGAGCATCACCAAATAGACCAA AGAGGGCAGAGAATGTTAATGGTAACACTCCAAAGCGCACAACCAGCATAAGAAGAAGGACGCTGTATCGCCTAAAAAATAGag cTGAACCAAGTGACTCTGATGAAGAATATGCGGATGTGTATAACAATAGACTTCAATCCGAAACACGAGAATCAGTAGATAATGAGGGAAGAGAATTATATGACATCGAAGGCGATGAG atatatattggCTATGGACGAACGATTCAATTAGCATTCTGGGAATACATGAAACATCGCGGTCATTGGAAATTCCTGAGAGAATTATTGGAAATTCTCTGGACGAAAGAAACATTAGTAAATTGA